A stretch of the Gemmatimonas sp. UBA7669 genome encodes the following:
- the puhB gene encoding photosynthetic complex putative assembly protein PuhB, protein MNPAPQASDAPRYIRGVPHALPDGEHLLWEGAPSMRGVATHVFHWRLVLAYFVGMLTLWALTTETPRGTEVWWSQATLRLALGVFVMLCVLGLSKAVASTSWYAITSRRVVMRVGMAFPMSINIPFTLLHTAGLGVFRDGSGQVSLGLVPGQRLAYIALWPHCLVWNINHPTPVLRGLEQPEAVARVLATAVADAAEADAASGMADSTTRIERGAPGRSAIRQTRTAPAGA, encoded by the coding sequence ATGAACCCCGCACCACAGGCCTCCGATGCGCCGCGCTACATTCGCGGCGTTCCGCATGCGCTTCCCGACGGCGAGCATCTGCTGTGGGAAGGGGCCCCCTCGATGCGCGGCGTGGCCACGCATGTGTTTCACTGGCGTCTGGTGTTGGCCTACTTCGTGGGCATGCTCACGCTATGGGCCCTGACCACCGAGACGCCACGTGGGACGGAGGTCTGGTGGTCGCAGGCCACGCTGCGCCTGGCGCTTGGCGTCTTCGTGATGCTCTGCGTGCTCGGACTCTCGAAAGCGGTGGCCAGCACCTCGTGGTATGCCATCACGTCGCGTCGCGTGGTGATGCGTGTGGGCATGGCGTTCCCGATGTCCATCAACATCCCGTTCACCCTGCTGCATACGGCGGGTCTGGGCGTGTTTCGCGATGGCAGCGGTCAGGTGTCCCTGGGCCTGGTGCCGGGACAGCGTCTTGCGTACATCGCGCTGTGGCCGCACTGCCTGGTGTGGAACATCAATCATCCGACGCCGGTGTTGCGTGGCCTCGAGCAGCCGGAAGCGGTGGCGCGGGTGCTGGCCACGGCGGTGGCTGACGCGGCCGAAGCTGATGCCGCGAGTGGCATGGCCGATTCCACGACGCGCATCGAACGTGGCGCGCCCGGTCGCTCCGCGATTCGGCAGACGCGCACCGCGCCGGCGGGAGCATGA
- the puhC gene encoding photosynthetic complex assembly protein PuhC, translating to MDMRRQAPGVIFEPEPGERPGAPPTLVVPKPALIMAGALVALVIGLAVSARHFEVGAFRERPTEVLQQRSLRFEDAPNQGIGVIDAASGKTAVVLEPGSNGFLRGSLRALTRARKAAGIGASEPFRLVRYVDGRLVLHDDATGQHVTVTGFGPTQVESFDNLLKEKPGQGPAPVAPYIPIGVGRR from the coding sequence ATGGATATGCGACGTCAGGCGCCCGGTGTGATTTTCGAGCCGGAACCAGGAGAACGTCCGGGTGCACCACCGACGTTGGTGGTACCCAAGCCCGCACTGATCATGGCCGGCGCGCTGGTCGCGCTGGTGATCGGTCTGGCGGTGTCGGCGCGGCACTTCGAAGTGGGGGCGTTCCGCGAACGTCCGACGGAAGTGCTGCAGCAGCGCAGTCTCCGATTTGAAGATGCGCCCAATCAAGGCATTGGGGTCATCGATGCGGCCAGCGGCAAGACGGCGGTGGTCCTCGAGCCGGGCAGCAACGGCTTCCTGCGTGGTTCGCTGCGCGCCCTGACGCGAGCTCGCAAGGCGGCCGGCATCGGAGCCAGCGAACCATTTCGCCTGGTGCGGTATGTCGATGGTCGTCTGGTGCTGCATGACGACGCCACGGGGCAACACGTGACCGTGACGGGCTTTGGTCCGACGCAGGTGGAAAGCTTCGACAATCTGCTCAAGGAGAAGCCGGGGCAGGGGCCAGCACCGGTTGCGCCGTACATTCCGATTGGCGTTGGGCGGCGGTGA
- the pufC gene encoding photosynthetic reaction center cytochrome PufC: MIKIRAMAMRRVAPLALVVVGACGDGKTDSVQVGYRGTAMEQGYDRGDLKAKFATVNIPAPPPPAGESPPGPLPWKNVQVLNDISVAEFNRTMIAMSTWVAGTGNCAYCHNLANMASDTLPNGAPLYTKLVARRMLQMTRQINGQYQQHVANTGVTCYTCHMGKPLPNGLWFYSKQTDYLRHYLDRNGARVITQNVAPTPENRSSVKQTEWTYALMISQSKSLGVNCTYCHNSRQFASWNQAPPARVKAYHGIMMLRDVNQNYLAPLQPVYPAVRLGAMGDAPKAQCITCHNGAYKPLYGAQMTKDFPALWGRADWNGKPFPGLGLPADSAAAAATDSTATPAPSAMPRASSGSAGSN; the protein is encoded by the coding sequence GTGATCAAGATTCGCGCTATGGCGATGCGGCGCGTCGCTCCACTCGCCCTCGTGGTCGTCGGGGCATGCGGTGACGGAAAGACGGACAGCGTGCAGGTCGGGTACCGCGGCACCGCCATGGAGCAAGGCTATGACCGCGGTGACCTCAAGGCCAAGTTCGCGACCGTCAACATTCCGGCGCCGCCGCCTCCGGCCGGTGAGTCTCCGCCGGGCCCGTTGCCCTGGAAGAACGTGCAGGTGCTCAACGACATCAGTGTGGCGGAGTTCAACCGCACGATGATTGCGATGAGCACCTGGGTGGCCGGCACCGGCAACTGCGCCTACTGCCACAACCTGGCCAACATGGCCAGCGACACCCTGCCCAACGGGGCGCCGCTCTACACGAAGCTCGTGGCGCGCCGCATGCTGCAGATGACGCGGCAGATCAACGGGCAGTACCAGCAGCACGTGGCCAACACCGGCGTCACCTGCTACACCTGCCACATGGGCAAGCCGTTGCCCAATGGTCTGTGGTTCTACAGCAAGCAGACGGACTACCTGCGCCACTATCTCGATCGCAACGGCGCGCGGGTCATCACGCAGAACGTCGCGCCCACGCCCGAGAACCGCAGCTCGGTGAAGCAGACGGAGTGGACCTACGCGCTCATGATCTCGCAGTCGAAGTCGCTGGGCGTGAACTGCACCTACTGCCACAACTCACGGCAGTTCGCGAGCTGGAACCAGGCTCCGCCGGCACGCGTGAAGGCCTACCACGGCATCATGATGCTGCGTGACGTGAATCAGAACTACCTCGCTCCCCTGCAGCCCGTGTATCCCGCGGTCCGTTTGGGCGCCATGGGTGACGCACCGAAGGCGCAGTGCATCACCTGCCACAACGGGGCGTACAAGCCGCTCTACGGTGCGCAGATGACGAAGGACTTCCCCGCCCTCTGGGGTCGTGCGGACTGGAACGGCAAACCCTTCCCGGGGCTTGGGCTGCCGGCGGATAGCGCAGCCGCTGCGGCAACCGATAGCACAGCGACGCCTGCACCATCGGCCATGCCACGTGCTTCGTCGGGGAGTGCGGGGTCCAACTGA
- the pufL gene encoding photosynthetic reaction center subunit L, whose product MAMLSFEKKYRVRGGTLIGGDLFDFWFGPFYVGFFGVTTIFFATLGTLLCVWGAAMGPTWNLWQINIAPPDLKYGLGLAPLREGGLWQIITMCAVGAFGSWALRQAEISRKLGMGMHIPWAYGGAVLAYVTLVVVRPLLLGAWGHGFPYGIFSHLDWVSNVGYQYLHFHYNPAHMIAVTFFFTNCLALAMHGSLILSVTNPPKGTPVGTSEQENVFFRDLVGYSIGAIGIHRLGLFLAVGAAVWSAICIVISGPFWAKGWPEWWNWWLNLPIWK is encoded by the coding sequence ATGGCGATGCTGAGCTTCGAAAAGAAGTACCGTGTCCGTGGTGGCACGCTGATCGGCGGAGATCTGTTTGATTTCTGGTTCGGTCCGTTCTACGTCGGCTTTTTTGGCGTCACGACGATCTTTTTCGCCACCCTCGGCACGCTGCTCTGCGTGTGGGGCGCGGCCATGGGCCCCACGTGGAACCTGTGGCAGATCAACATTGCGCCGCCCGACCTCAAGTACGGCTTGGGGCTCGCCCCGCTCCGTGAAGGGGGATTGTGGCAAATCATCACCATGTGTGCCGTCGGTGCATTCGGGTCCTGGGCGCTGCGACAGGCTGAGATCTCCCGCAAGCTCGGCATGGGCATGCACATTCCCTGGGCGTACGGCGGCGCAGTCCTGGCCTATGTGACGCTTGTTGTGGTTCGTCCGCTGTTGCTGGGAGCCTGGGGGCACGGCTTCCCCTACGGCATCTTCTCGCACCTCGATTGGGTGTCGAACGTGGGGTACCAGTACCTCCACTTCCACTACAATCCGGCGCACATGATCGCCGTGACGTTCTTCTTCACCAACTGCCTCGCACTCGCGATGCATGGGTCACTCATTCTCTCGGTGACCAACCCGCCCAAGGGCACTCCCGTGGGCACGAGTGAACAGGAGAACGTCTTCTTCCGCGACCTGGTCGGCTACTCGATCGGTGCCATCGGCATTCACCGTCTCGGCCTGTTCCTCGCGGTCGGCGCGGCGGTGTGGAGTGCCATCTGCATCGTCATCTCTGGCCCGTTTTGGGCAAAGGGCTGGCCCGAGTGGTGGAACTGGTGGCTCAACCTTCCCATCTGGAAGTGA
- the pufA gene encoding light-harvesting antenna LH1, alpha subunit — protein sequence MHRIWLMFDPRRVMVAMVGFLAVLALVIHFILLSSQRYSWIENGTLPADQAPVGASAPASAAEMSPLPPGR from the coding sequence ATGCACCGCATTTGGTTGATGTTTGACCCGCGGCGCGTCATGGTGGCCATGGTTGGCTTTCTGGCGGTGCTGGCGCTGGTCATTCACTTCATCCTGCTCAGCTCGCAACGGTATTCGTGGATCGAGAACGGTACCCTGCCTGCTGACCAGGCGCCCGTCGGGGCATCGGCTCCGGCAAGCGCGGCAGAAATGTCGCCTCTGCCGCCCGGCCGATAA
- a CDS encoding light-harvesting protein translates to MHRIWVGNDPQVIMGALGAFLACLALIIHVWAYSITGWPKYKKMEYAAKAPPASVR, encoded by the coding sequence AGAATCTGGGTTGGTAACGATCCACAGGTGATCATGGGTGCCCTCGGGGCATTCCTCGCGTGTCTGGCGCTCATCATTCACGTATGGGCGTACAGCATCACCGGTTGGCCGAAGTACAAGAAGATGGAGTACGCGGCAAAGGCACCTCCGGCGTCGGTACGCTGA